Below is a window of Methanocaldococcus jannaschii DSM 2661 DNA.
AATATGGATGTTTATGAAATACTATACCAATTTTGCTTAGAATATGAAGTATTGTTAGATGATGAAAAAATCCCCCTATGGAAATTAAAAAAAGAAGATTTAGATAAGGTTGATTTAGATTTACCTTGGACTTCTATTAGAGATTTAGCCATCTATTTATATGAGCTAAAAAAGAAACAACAAAACTCTAAAGAACTTATTAAATGTGATATAGTGGAGATTTTAGTAGGAATTGCTTTATTAAAGCCAGAGGAAGGAAGCAATTACATGGGACTTGTTACGGAAGATATGTGTCTAACATATTTAAGTGAGCTTATAACTGCAAGAATCAACTGTATAGCAAGATACTACTATATGATGAAAAAGCCACAAAACACAAATATATTTGACGAAATAATATTAAAATTTCCTCAAAAAAAGGACATAAGAGCTTCTAACATAAACGATTTAAGGGAGTTAGTTGGAAAAATTAGAAATTATTTTAAATAATCTAAAAACCCATTAAAAATACTGGAATTATTGATAACATCATAACTAAAGCTACAAATATCGCCAATATTTGCCTCTTACCTATTTTTGTTTTTTTCATTATAATCCCCTTAGCTCCAAGTATGATTTTCTAATGATATTGTCTTTACTAATATTTAAAGCTTTCAGTATCTCCATCATCTCCTCTAAAACCTTATCTTTTTCATTAATATCTGATATTGACTTTTCTAATTCTAAGAATAAGCCAAGACCCTCAACATCATCAATACTTGCCTCTATATCCTCCTTTTTGTAAATCTCCCTAATCTTTCTGATTGGTGGAACTTCTTTAAATCCAAGTTTTTTAAATATTTGCCTCATCTTTTCTTTATCCTCTATTTTTACTTCAATCTCTTCTCTTGTTTTTGATATTTTATCTATTTTTGGACCTTTATAGGTAACAAAGAAATTTCCATCCTCATCCCTAATTCTCAAAGCTTCATCAGTTTCTCTAAAGTCCCTATCAATTCCATTGAAATAAATATCCTCCTGAAATTTCTTCTTGATAAATTTAAATCCAAGTTTTTTTAATTGCTCTACAACTTTATTTTTATCATCAATTTTTACCTTAATCTCAACCTCTATCATAACAACTCACCAAAGAATGGAGATTTTTTCAACCACATCCTCCAAAGTATTTTTTATCTCATCCTTATCTACATTTTCCACAACTAAGTAAATAATTACCTCATCTCCTTCTCTCTCAAGGACTGTTGATGTTATATTGCCCCCAATCTTTGATATTCTTGAAGTTATATCAGCTAACAAACCAATCCTATCCTTAGCAACAATCTGCAATTTTAAAGATCCTAAGGTAATTTCTCCTTTTTCTAACAAATATAACCCTTCTTTTGTTAATCTAACTCCTCCATTTCTACCTTTTTTTGTTTCCACTAATCCCAAATCTCTTAAAACTCTAATTTTAACATCTAAGTTTTTTGGATGCATGTTTAGTTTTTTAGCAAGTTCTTTAATTGTTATTGGCTCTTTTAAATGTTCCATAATTTTTTTGGTTAAGCCAACAACTTTCATAATCTCACAATTTATTTAAATTAATTGATTAATTTTTCTATAAAAATAAAATAAGGAAAGTAAAAAATTATGACCTAGCTCTCTTTCTCTCTCTCTTTAACCTTCTTAATCTTTTCTTGTACCACTTCCATCTCATTCTTCCTTTCTTTTTCCATCTTCTTGAACTCCTCTTTATGGTATCACCCTCTTATCTTGTTTTTTAAATTTTTACCTACAATAATATGAAACCATTACTTAAACTTTTTGGTTTTGTTATTTTAACCAGCTACCTTTTTCTACAACAACATAGCCCTCTTTATTTACCTTAGGGGCAATTTTTAGGAATTTCTCTCTGAATTCTGGATTACTTTCAACTGCTTCGTCCTCTCTTAAAACATTTCTGGTGTCTATAATATAGTAACTCTCTTCCATCTCTAAGTTGAACTTCTCTAATACCTCGCTAAATTTATTAATAATCTCTTCAGCCTCTTTTTTTATTTTTTCAATGGTTTTTTCATCCATTAAACTTCACCATAAAAGTTAAATTAAACCAAGATCTTTTAAAACATTTTCCAAAATCTTTTTATGCTCTTCACTCATCTCACATAATGGCAATCTTAACTCGCCAGCAGGTCTTCCCATCATATTTAAGGCAGTTTTAACAGGAATTGGGTTGGTTTCAATGAACATCGCCTTCATTAATGGGAACAATTTATAATGAATTTCCCTTGCTTTTTCGAAATCTCCTTCTAATGCGTAATTAACCATTTCAACAAACTCTTTTGGGACGATGTTGGCCACTACGCTAATAACCCCTTTTCCTCCTAAGGCGATTATTGGGAGGGTTAGTTCATCATTCCCTGAAAGAACTGTTATCTTAGCATCATGTATTAGCTCAGAAACTTGGGAAAGATTTGGATTTGCCTCTTTAACTGCTGAAATATTGCTGTATTCTTCAGCTAAAAGCTTTACTGTCTTTGGTTCTAAATTAACAGCTGTTCTTGATGGAACATTATATAAAACTATTGGAAGATTTATAGATTCAGCAACCTTTCCAAAATGCTTTCTTAAACCTTCCTGTGTTGGTTTATTATAATAGGGAGTTATTGACAATACAGCATCTGCTCCCACATCTTCAGCAAAAACAGAAAGCTCTATTGCCTCCTCTGTGCAGTTTGACCCAGCTCCTGCAATAACCTGAACTCGCCCATTAACAACATCTACCACTTTTTCAATAACTTTTTTATGCTCTTCGTGGGATAGAGTAGGGCTTTCTCCAGTAGTTCCAACAGCTACAATTCCGCTAACTCCATTTTCAATTAAAAAGTTTATGTTCTCCTCTAATCCATCAAAATCAACTTCTTTATTTTTAAAAGGAGTAATGATGGCGGGATAGACCCCCTTAAACATAGCTTCACCTTTATTGGAGCTGTCTCATTTTGTGAGTTATATATCCTGCAATTCTATTTCTTAATCTTTTTGTTGAGATTTGAGCAACTTCCTCTAAAACTCTTTTATTTGTTTCAAAGTCAGTTGTAAATAAATCTCTATACTTTTTAATTAATTCCATAGCTGTTCTTTTAATTAATGTCTGCCTAATCCTTCCCATCATCTCACCTTCTTATCCTTTTTTATTATTTTTCTATTAATTTTTAATTATTTTTTGTTTTTATTTTGTGTTTCCTCAAGATATTGCTTTTGGAGAGCTTTATTATGCTCTATAAGTATTTGAAATATTTTAATGCCAATATTTTCATCAACGTTATGTTCTTTACAAAGTTTTCTTATTCTATCGTATATATATTTTTCTCTTTCTGGGTCGTTAATAGGAATACCAAGCTGATTTTTTATCTCAGCT
It encodes the following:
- a CDS encoding 50S ribosomal protein L41e, with the protein product MKRSSRRWKKKGRMRWKWYKKRLRRLKRERKRARS
- a CDS encoding Rrf2 family transcriptional regulator encodes the protein MKVVGLTKKIMEHLKEPITIKELAKKLNMHPKNLDVKIRVLRDLGLVETKKGRNGGVRLTKEGLYLLEKGEITLGSLKLQIVAKDRIGLLADITSRISKIGGNITSTVLEREGDEVIIYLVVENVDKDEIKNTLEDVVEKISILW
- the dapA gene encoding 4-hydroxy-tetrahydrodipicolinate synthase, with the protein product MFKGVYPAIITPFKNKEVDFDGLEENINFLIENGVSGIVAVGTTGESPTLSHEEHKKVIEKVVDVVNGRVQVIAGAGSNCTEEAIELSVFAEDVGADAVLSITPYYNKPTQEGLRKHFGKVAESINLPIVLYNVPSRTAVNLEPKTVKLLAEEYSNISAVKEANPNLSQVSELIHDAKITVLSGNDELTLPIIALGGKGVISVVANIVPKEFVEMVNYALEGDFEKAREIHYKLFPLMKAMFIETNPIPVKTALNMMGRPAGELRLPLCEMSEEHKKILENVLKDLGLI
- a CDS encoding chorismate mutase, yielding MIEKLAEIRKKIDEIDNKILKLIAERNSLAKDVAEIKNQLGIPINDPEREKYIYDRIRKLCKEHNVDENIGIKIFQILIEHNKALQKQYLEETQNKNKK
- the cyaB gene encoding class IV adenylate cyclase, translated to MIEVEIKVKIDDKNKVVEQLKKLGFKFIKKKFQEDIYFNGIDRDFRETDEALRIRDEDGNFFVTYKGPKIDKISKTREEIEVKIEDKEKMRQIFKKLGFKEVPPIRKIREIYKKEDIEASIDDVEGLGLFLELEKSISDINEKDKVLEEMMEILKALNISKDNIIRKSYLELRGL
- the gatC gene encoding Asp-tRNA(Asn) amidotransferase subunit GatC, with protein sequence MDEKTIEKIKKEAEEIINKFSEVLEKFNLEMEESYYIIDTRNVLREDEAVESNPEFREKFLKIAPKVNKEGYVVVEKGSWLK
- a CDS encoding 30S ribosomal protein S17e — encoded protein: MGRIRQTLIKRTAMELIKKYRDLFTTDFETNKRVLEEVAQISTKRLRNRIAGYITHKMRQLQ